A single genomic interval of Danio aesculapii chromosome 5, fDanAes4.1, whole genome shotgun sequence harbors:
- the ifngr2 gene encoding interferon gamma receptor 2, whose product MTFIIQLTIFTLIINIERTCCLNPPQDLKIVKSQLLWKPPEVDGDLQYFLQYTLGSKAEDEWYNVSSLISKNAFNITDEFYGALFRVRAEKGNHISEWAISNRVNCVNVNSCAPVVTPSAKPGIVSLTLAHMDQSLEKEHGDHLEFNILSWNVNSRENPEEGVVINSKDYIFDDLESGQNYCFQVEYLLYHKPYGKASEKICVFIPETPEAKKTRVLIYATLSTLFVLMVCSFCIFLFRKYKRNKRVQRLVKEWFQPLKLELPDHYIEFLSSEFPVGLSPSPSVPSLQSDDFIVVTENTSMEENGQEKEQ is encoded by the exons ATGACCTTTATAATTCAGCTTACGATTTTCACACTGATCATCAACATCG agAGAACATGCTGCTTAAATCCGCCTCAGGATTTAAAGATAGTCAAATCACAGCTGCTGTGGAAGCCACCTGAAGTAGATGGCGATCTGCAGTATTTCCTGCAGTACACACTTGGCTC CAAAGCAGAGGATGAGTGGTACAACGTGTCAAGCCTTATCAGCAAAAACGCTTTCAACATCACTGATGAATTTTATGGAGCTTTATTTCGGGTCCGCGCAGAGAAGGGAAACCACATCTCCGAATGGGCTATTTCAAATCGAGTCAATTGTGTAAATG taaattcttGTGCTCCTGTGGTGACTCCATCTGCAAAACCAGGAATTGTTTCTTTGACTCTGGCACATATGGACCAGAGCTTGGAGAAAGAACATGGAGATCATCTCGAGTTTAACATATTGTCCTGGAATGTGAATAGCAGAGAAAACCCTGAG GAGGGTGTTGTAATAAATAGCAAGGATTACATCTTTGATGACCTGGAATCAGGGCAGAACTATTGTTTCCAAGTGGAGTACTTGCTTTACCATAAGCCATATGGAAAAGCTAGTGAGAAAATCTGCGTTTTCATCCCTGAAACAC CTGAAGCAAAAAAGACACGTGTTTTGATCTACGCTACACTGAGCACGCTTTTTGTTTTGATGGTGtgcagtttctgcatttttctatTTCGTAAATACAAGAGAAATAAAAGAGTGCAAAGATTGGTTAAAGAGTGGTTCCAGCCACTCAAGCTGGAACTTCCTGACCACTATATAGAG TTTCTGTCCAGCGAGTTTCCTGTTGGATTGTCTCCAAGTCCCAGTGTTCCAAGCCTACAATCAGATGACTTTATCGTAGTAACTGAGAACACCAGCATGGAGGAGAATGGCCAAGAGAAGGAACAATAG